In Lycium ferocissimum isolate CSIRO_LF1 chromosome 3, AGI_CSIRO_Lferr_CH_V1, whole genome shotgun sequence, the genomic window ATGTAAATACTGCATTTCTCTTAAATCATCGAAATTATAAGCTTCACCAGTCTTTTTCCCATTTCTTCGACGAATTTGAACTAATTCATCTAGTATTTTTTCCTCTATATCTTTCCTTGAAGACAATATCCAAAAGAACCAAGTTAGAGCCGCTGATGTTGTGTCTCGACCAGCTAGGATGAAACTGATGACTATGTCCCTCAAGAATTTAGCTGAGAATTGATTAGTATCCCCCATGAACCTTGATAACAAGTCTTCATCTTTCTTCTCAGCTCGCtcttccaatcttgaatttatTATCTTATCCGCGAATTCATGTACAatcttgattgatttttgtAGCTTTTTCTCTGATCCAATGTTCAAGATTTTCTTGATTCTGTAAAGGAAGGGAATAGCATACATGAACCTACCTGAACTTAGAGTTGTTGCAATTTCGAAAGCTTGCATGAATTCACTTTCAGCTCCTCCTAAACAATTTGGATCCACATTGAATGCAAGCTTGATGATGTTATCAAATGCAAATCTTTCTAAGATGTCTTGAATGTCAATAATTCGATCCATTTTGCCTGCTTCTTCAAGAATTGGAATCAATCGTGTATGTATTTCCACCTGTTAtacataattaagtaaataaaagcaTTTCTTCTCGTACTTAACATAAATGAAGGGACGAATCCTATATAATATCAAAACACATATACCATCACCTATAATCAAATAGAAGTAGTAGACCCACTTCAAGTCtagtttttatttaaaaagaatTCTCCTGTGTCCCATACTGACTTAAGGCCCAACTAATCCGGATTGTACTAGAAAGTCCCAATTTGAGATGTAAAATTTTCTCTATCAAAAGCGATTTCATTTCTAGGATTCAAATTAAAAACTTCTGATTAAGTATAGAGATATGCTTAACACCTTACTACAACCTTTGGTGGTAACAAAAATCATGTGTAATAGTTAAATAGCAAATAAAAGGGAAGAATATTGGTCTAAATTTACTCGTTTACAATATCAAATGTGCTAATTTTACACTTCATTATACTTTATGATTATTCATATCCTTGCATTGTATTTTGGGATCATTCATATCCTTGCTATTAGCAAATCCCATGGTACTTTTAATGGAGCTCTAATAGCTCTAATATGGACTGAGTGGATTTCACGTGCCAAAATACATCCTAAAAGGTAGAAATTTACCTTATGTATGTTTTTGACTATTATTTAAAATTACCTATCATTGTACTTCAAACCGGAGCTCCATTAGGATCAAGAGCTATACGAGACGATTTACGATAAAAGTATGAATGACCTCAAAACATACCAGACTGTAAAACAATATTTCGTATAGTGTATGAGTATTTTAagatttttcctaaattaaagtGTCTCATCTCTGAACTATTAAATTTTGAGTTCAAGTATTATGTATTGACGATGGAAAGTATTTACACAACCATGTCAAGTAGGAAGTAATTACCAGTAAATCCTTTTTATCAACAATAACTTAATTAAAATGATAACTAACCTAACATCATAACTTAAGCTATCTTTCCCTATATGTAACTATTATCATAGGTTAAACTGCACTATCATTGTATTTAACTTAAATCCGAAATAAAAGATTTAGATTAAAGGGTGACACATCAACATTACCTGTGCAGTTTCCATGACAAAATTCCTTAGAGATCTCGTACTAAATTCATAACTAGCagatttcctttgtattctcCAAATTTCACCATCAACATTAAAGATACCATCACCAAGAAAATCTTCAAGCCTAGTATAAAATCTTTGTCCTTTAggaaaattctcaaaatttgtCTTCAACATATGTTCAACGTTAAGTGGATTAGCCGTCATAACACCATGAACATTTCCAGGACGGTAGAACACGGCAGTGTTTGTAGGACAAGTAGAAAGTACGTCAGTAGCCCATTCAAGAAAACGGTGACGGTTAAGAAGAAACTCTGGTAATGCTCCAACAAGTGGATAGATTTTGAAACCAGGTTTCTTggcattttttttattgagaaATAGTAAGAAATAGTAGATGAAAAGAGATATGAAGATAGTGAAGATGAGTGTTTGAAGGGAGAAAAAATCCATGGTTGAGAATTTTCTAAGGGATGGAAGAGGACGAAAATGATGGGATATGGACCAGTATAAGTGTAAAGtgaagaaaaatgttttttttttttttttgagttgtCCAATATGCTCGTGActcttaatttatttatttttattaaaaagtaTTGTTTAAGGATTACTTGTTTCAAATTAAGGAATACCACATGGTTTGTCTGGATATTTTTTTGACTATCAAATCAATATGCTGACACCgataatatttttttcgttcaatttatgtgacactttttagATTTTAAAATTCCAACGAGTTTTTCTTTGACACaaattttttcatatgtctttaaaatattttgaattgtcaattattATAACTTATCGTACTTTTTacaaagttttcaaatatgtaaattttatttcaataaatttaaattttttatgtcCATATCCATGATAAAAATTAAGAGATTTGACTCTCAAAAATTGAAGTGTGccgcataaattgggacaaagggagtatttaatataacataatataaaaattaatttcaaaGAAAACTTGAACGATATAatggaatgttattatagagaaTAACtgttataaaaatttaaagtatAACCGTATATGGTATAACTAATCTTATCTTAGGATAGATAATCTCATGATTTTGATAAAAATCttattataatttaattatatttacagtCAAATGGATAAATTCATTCTCAAATTTTATCCTAGGATAATCTCTTATCCCAATGACCAAATGGCCCTTAAACAAGTGAAGATACGTGTTAGAAGCGAGAAAGATTCTacggttgggaatttgggaaagaaTGGAAGAAGACGAAAATGGTGATAAGATATCATTATCAAAGTACTACAAAGTATTTATGTGTTGTCCATTGTGCCACTGActcttaatttaggaaaaaaagaaagaaaaaagaaaagcgtTTGGTTTAAAGGTATATTGATAATTGACTTTTAAATTATATTGTCAGTGCATATAATTTAAAGCTTAAtttactacttttttttttttaagtaattccttttttttggaACTCCAAGGAAATCGATAGCAGTTATTCTTCggtgcgcattatgttataacATCTATCattgtgcaatagctcgcaaaccacaaaGATTGTTATTAAATAAGTTAGTAAAATCAAGCCCGATCGAAATAACTACCCGAAAATATTAACCCAAAGAATATTTAAACTTTTTTCGTTAAAGTTTAATGGGAGTTTATGAAGAATTGGTCTTCGATTCCTTAATTGGTGAGGCTACTGAAAAAGTATAGTTGATTGTTAATCCTCTTTCTTCGGAGTTTTAAACCTAGCTCCCGAAAGTTAAGAAAAATATAGCAAGCTTGGGCAAAGCAAAGAAAAAGATGATTCATTTTCACTTCTAGCTTTGCTTAAATGTAGGTAGCTTGCAAGACTTTTAAGAGTTAGAAGATTGGCCAAACAGAATCATCGATCGAGATAGAAGGATTGTTTACTAGCTACTCCTGGAGATGATGCTTGCGACGATAGCATTAGTTAGGCAATCAAGACAGGTGGTTTAAGTCAATAAGCAAGGAGTGTA contains:
- the LOC132049184 gene encoding cytochrome P450 CYP94D108, coding for MDFFSLQTLIFTIFISLFIYYFLLFLNKKNAKKPGFKIYPLVGALPEFLLNRHRFLEWATDVLSTCPTNTAVFYRPGNVHGVMTANPLNVEHMLKTNFENFPKGQRFYTRLEDFLGDGIFNVDGEIWRIQRKSASYEFSTRSLRNFVMETAQVEIHTRLIPILEEAGKMDRIIDIQDILERFAFDNIIKLAFNVDPNCLGGAESEFMQAFEIATTLSSGRFMYAIPFLYRIKKILNIGSEKKLQKSIKIVHEFADKIINSRLEERAEKKDEDLLSRFMGDTNQFSAKFLRDIVISFILAGRDTTSAALTWFFWILSSRKDIEEKILDELVQIRRRNGKKTGEAYNFDDLREMQYLHAAISEAMRLYPPVPVDTRSCLKDEILPDGTFIGKDWFMSYQTYSMGRMENIWGKDCGEYKPERWLDESGVYKQESPFKFPVFHAGPRMCLGKDMAYIQMKSIAASVLEKFEFDVQLEKEKCPDYVLSLTLRMKGGLPVKVKERCMTNS